From the genome of Glycine soja cultivar W05 chromosome 14, ASM419377v2, whole genome shotgun sequence:
TACTTGCTTATTCACAAATCTCTTGTCAtttatttcctttcttctttttctactaagtgataattctaatttgatttatcatttttagctcAGACTCAAGACTTTGATATTTTGGTAACATCTAGAGTGTGtttgatttgttaaaaaataaataaaataagactaAATAAGTCACCGAGTCACCTGATAACTTTTTGTATTATATGTTATTTGATGGTCGAtgcatattataaataatttttatgttatatcTTGTTTGATGTGTTTATGTACtagacaaaataatataaattttattataatacttTTTGTATTGTGTGATGTTTGATttgtattaagaaaaaatatagaaatttttttgaactttttaaattattttattatttaacatataatttattatcatgtAATATTTCGATTAATATTACTTCTTAACTAATCAAATTTTTTCACTTCTTCGATGTCTACTGTCTCTTTTGTTCAGCACCATCGGTCACCGTAATGgaagtaattttttaacaacTCAAATTCCCATTATAATACTAGAAACATGTTattatgttgttttttaatTCTCTAGTGTTCATGCTATTAATGCTGGTTgtcctttttaatttctttattgtcCTTTATATCCTCATTGttaaacttattaaataaaccGCCGCGAAGCTGGCCGTGACGTGGATCCTGAGCCCGTGGCGCATCAATCACCGTTTTGATGTTCATCACCCTCGTCACGGGAGTGAAAAGGGTATGCTTGGAaaagaaattcaatttataaaaatgttgacagatgtcattttttaattgagtcgGACCCTTTCTTTCGGAGGCTCAAGCatcattttccttttcctttgccCTAGAAGTTCATTTTTCATGCGCGGTTCAGTTGAGGAACATAAAAGCAGAGGAAGTTCATTCCAATTTCCAATTGCCGCTCAAGCATTTTGGAGCTTCAAAATCAAATGGGGTTTGCCCAAACATTCGATTTTCTGGGTAAAGTCTCGGTCTTTCGCTTCCTCTGACTGTGTACTTGTTGCTGTGGCCAGGTTAAGAGTTCTAGAATTCTATTACTTACTTACTCTTCACATTCCTAAACTGAGTTTATTTGACACTTTGGAGTATATAGATTTCTTGAGTTTGTTTATGTTCACATCATGTCTAACAATACCAACTCCTCCTCCTCAAAAACTCAACCCACTTTCTTGAATCCTCCTAATCCTAACCCCCAACATTTCTCGAAAAGCAATGGTGTGGGCAATCACCAAGGCCAAAACTTGATGCCCCCTTTTATGCAGCCACCCATGAATGCAGCACCTTTCATGAATGCTGCAAATCACAATCATTTTCCCTTGCATATGCCTCATATGGGTTTGCCTGGTCATCAACAGGGTCAACCACATGTGGGGGGTTTAGGTCCCCAAAACAGTGTTGGCAATGCCAATTACAACAATCCAATGTTTCCTCCTGTTCAGGGACAAGTCATGCAGAATCAAGCTCAATTCAATTTGTCTCCACTCCAGGGACAATTTTTAGCACAAAGTATTCTCAACATGCTTCAGCAGCCCAACATGAATATGAGTATGCCAAATGGCCAGTTTTGTGGCCCTTACCTTATGCAGAATATGAATCCGCAGTTACCTATGCAAATGCCAAACCCTTCTCAGGGGGTTCCGTATGGTATGCATCCTGGTTCCTGCCCCATGTTCGGGTTTCCAAACCAAGTGCCTCAGGCTATGGTCCCTCAGAATTCAATGTTTTCCACAAATCCCCAGTTAGGTTTTGTGCCCGGAAATCAGGTCCGGCCACAGATTGACCCAAACGAGAAAAACCTTAATCCACCAAACGTTAGTGCAAATTCTTTTGTATCATCATCCCCTTTTTCGTCTCAGCAGTTACAAGGGAATACTTCTGGATCACTTAATCCTAATTTGGCTCACACAAATAACTCTCAACCTCCTGCATTTATGAAACAGGTACTTAAAACTGAAGTGTTTCTGTCTTTTCAATGTGTATTAGCAGAGTTTGTTATTCTACTACACGTAGATACTATTATACAAGAAGCCGTGGCTAATATATTTACTGCAAATCACATTAATTGCTGCAGGAAAAACCTAATAGCAATATTAAAACTAATGTTCCAAACTCTAATTGGAAAGGATCACCTAGCaaaaacttcaaaaataaaCCAAATCGAGGGGGGTTTCAAGCAGGGTAtgctattttcttctcttttgttACTCTTGGTTATTTGGGTTAACAATTGATCACTTACCTGTTTTTCCTGCGAGTTACAATTGTTGTCCTGTTCCTTTAGATTCCAGAAGTCGAAATTTCATGATGTCAACAATGGAAAGAAGGGAAGTGGGTTTCCTATAGAACATAATGGCAAAGGTTTGAACTTTTCTAACTTGTTACCAagacaaaaacatttttttctgtgGTTAGACTAATGCTTGTGGCAAAAACAGGGCCTAACAGTGGGAGGGGAGGACACtatggtttaaaaccaaaggaACATAAGCAGCAACCAGAAAGGTAGCTTCAGCTTGACTTTCTGATCCTTTCTTATCTGGTCCCAGTCTATCACCTGCTAGCAGTCCTTAGACTCAACTTCTTTTAATTGTCTTTGTTTCATAATGATAACATGCAACAAGATGCTGATTAAATAGTCCTTTGTTTATTGGCTGCTTCCTGGAAATGAAGGCTATTTTACATTGCTGTTTCTAGAGTCCTAAATATGATGCTAGTAGACATCATctgaatttaatatttgaaaatgttATTTGAATAACAATGATTTACATCAGAAAggtaaaacaatttttattgaaaCTTTTGCAACTCTGTTAGAAGTTTAGGCATATGAATATATTATCCTCAATTCTGTGCCCAAATGTTCAGTTTTCTAGATTGTCATTAGTCATTACATATGGGAAATAGAGAATAATTCAACTCTATATTTTACCCTGATTTGTAACCAGCTTTCATAAAATCAGTAATTTACTCAACTATATTTTAGCTAAAGCTAGTGTAGCAATGTAAAAAGATTTGACATTTAAGCTTGTTGAATAGGAAACTATTTGagttcatttgaattttgaactatgAGATCAAGCATGGTGATCAAAAAACATCTGAGACTGAAAATACTGTATGAACATAATGGTGACCATAAAGCCATGTTAGAGATCCAAAATTGTATCCACCAGTTGCCTCCTTGCCATAGAATGAGACTTTATAGGTCATTCTTTGAACACCCTCTGAAAATACAAGTTTATTGGGGATGACCTTCACAACCAATCACTCAGGTGCACACACTTTTTCAGTGTGTGGCATTAAGGGATCCAAAATTGTAACTGTTCTTGGAAAACCTTTGCTTTCTCTTGCTTTTTAAGTGTTATTAATCTTATTGAAATTGATGGGTATTTGATGTTGGAGAAAAGGTCTTCATAGGTGTTCTTTGGGCAGTTAAAGTTAGTCATAGACATTGAtcttatgtttttctttgaatagcCATAATAACTAAGGATCTGAGATAATCTTCCACATATGCTTCAAAGACTAAGCCAGGGTTGAGAGCTCATAGTGGATTAATTTCCCCAACTCCCATTTTATGTGAGTTGGTGAAGTAGTTTGAGCTGTTAGTAAGAGGCTTTCTCAAGTTGTTTTAGCTTGTAGCTAAAGAATGGAAGAGGAAGAGAACCACATAAGTGTCACTTCTCTCTTGCTATCACACATATCCTTGAAAGACTAGAAAAAAAGGTGTTTGGTCTAGAACCTGTTGTCATCAATGCTGATATGATTTGGTCATTGAAGGACTCCATTTTTTCATGTCTGATTTAATAATGAGTGCCACTGCACCTGTCACATGTGGGCAAGCCATAGATGTAGCAGATTTTATGCCAAACAAGGATGGTTTTTTCCCAACTGGATCACTTCCTGGTTCATTACTTTTAGGAATCATGGCAGCCAAAATGCCAGTCCTGGCACCATCACATCCAGCTGGACAACAAATTTGCCCTAATGTGAAAGAAAAATTGAGTGCATTGTTCTCAAGATGCTTATGCAATTAAAGTTCATGGATAAATGGATACAGCATGTTGGAACACAGGGCATCAAAATACCTTGAGAATGTTTTCTGTTAGGCTTGGAGGACCTCTATATCTAGTAATTTCTGTTGGAAGAGTTGTTGCAGTTGGGTTCTTGTAATGGAGACATGATAGACTGAGCATACACCTAGcatattatttttcaacttttacatTTGTCATGAACATGAATatgttttgtgtgtgtgtaattattatttgagtcaatttgaattttaaactatgAGATCAACCATGCAGTATTTAAAAAACATCTCTGATTCTATATAATTAAAGCACCTTGCCTCTCTTCGACATATTGACTCAATAAGGTTGTGACCTATCACAATTTTGGTGCAAAAACGTgcaatttttttgttcaaatagaTATCTTCCAGAATTCAGATAACCATCTAAATGAAAACTTAGATTTCTTTTTGGtgttatttttagaaattatatttgCTTTCTTGTAGatttttgtttcatcttttCTCTATTGAATAATTACATTTCTTAATCTTTTAGTTTCACAGCTTATTCTGTTATACTGAAAATATCTTAACTCTAATCCTGATTTTGTGTATGAATGGTTAGATCCTTGTCTGTGACTTACACTGTGCAAGAGATCCAACAGTGGCGTGAAGCACGGAAAAAGAATCATCCTTTCAATAACAACATTCAGAAGGTTTTAAACAAACTGATCTACCTACTGCTTTTGTTTATCAGATGTTATTGTCTAATAATCAATTCCTGAATCACTACCTACAGAAGCACAGTGAACACCCAAAAGACAGGAAGGCCATTAATAGGGAGGTCTTACAAAGAGAGGTATTCTTATTTGAGGGATGTTATTAGCATATAACACCtcccaattaatatttttatgctaccaaatttaattttgttgttcaatAGAGAGCTAAgcaaatacaattattttagcATGAAATATAAGTGCTGACAAATAAATGTTTCTTTGACTCAGCTAATAGTATTCCAAATCATTGATGTAGTGTATATAATTGTCTTTGCAGCTCAAGGAGGTGTTAGCGAAGCAAGCTGAATTGGGAGTTGAAGTTGCTGAAATACCATCATACTACTTGAAGAATTCTGACAATCAAGCTCTTCAGAGtgaagggaaaaacaaatttactgacaaaagaaaattccaaaACAAGTTCAACAAGAAATCAGACAGAAAAGGTAGGTTCGCCAAGAGGCAGAAGTTTGATGACAAAGATTTTTCAGAAAGCCCCTCTTTGAAGAAGAGGAAGCCTACATTATTGCAGAAACTCCTGAGTTCAGATGTAAAGAGGGATAAGAGCCACCTGATTCAGGTTTTCAGGTTCATGGTAATGAATTCTTTCTTCAAACATTGTCTTGATAAGCCGCTGAGATATCCGTTGGTCGTGGTTAAAGAAAAGGGGTCTGAAGTTGATGGTGAAGAAAAATACTTGCACACCGGAAAAGATGTTCTTAAAGGAGGGAATGAGGAAACAGTTCAAAAAATTGTGACCTTCAATAATGATAATAGCCATGATTGTGAAGATGAAGATAGTGATGATGACGAGAATGATTCTATTGTTGATAATAATCTTCATAAAGATCCTTCTTCCTTGGTTAAAAGACAGTGTGATAGTGGCGAAGGAATTGGGAAATTTGATGAAGAGGAGGGAGAAATTATAGAATGAAATTCCAAGGTTGCTCTCTCTATTTTTGCAGCAAAGTTTTTTAATACTGTGATGGTAACATTTTCTgttaaatcaatttttgtttctatCGTTGTTTTACTAGTATACATATGATGTtacagtaaatatttttttcagcgAAGCTTTTGAATACTAATAGTTATACTTGGGCAGGGCACGTCTTAGATTAGGGAcagtttaattataatattaatagatGTTTTGACGCTGTGACATGCCTCAATGTTATATTAGGATTTCTCTCAGAACTTGTATTTGCCACTTATTAAAGAAGCAACAACCATGCCGATGGGTTTTTCCTATTTGCGCATTTGAATGAATTTTTCACATCCAtgtttttattgattatttgtaTGATTTTTCTGTCCATTTTCTCATTcatttgtatgatttttttttcttattcatttgaATAATTTCTCTGTTCCCTTATTCCACGTATTTGTATGTTTTTCCCCACTCATTTAAGTGTttctttttcactaatttttgcctattttttagttttttcccCGCtcatttgaaggattttttctaattatttacaCAGTATTCCTCCTGCTAATTTGACTacttttttatactaaattttcCACCCATTATTTCCAGCTTATTTTCCTCACCTATtggcatgattttttttaggttGACAAAATGGATTGATCGGATAAATTTAAATTGGGATCAAAATGtatcatatcaaaataatctattaatccattttaattcattaaaaatttatttataaaatctaatcCATCGATGATTCATTTGATAAAAACTCatctattaacatttttttcatgaatatGTATCTAActcatccataaaaataatgtattttaaaaattaataatatttttaaaataataacaattttgatTAAGGTCAACTAAAACTAACTCGATTGGTgtggataaaaaattattctagttgactttgataaaaaaatagtcttgATTAATGTTGATCAAAAAATTGCCCTAACGCAATCGATGTTGGCGAAAATTTTGCCTTGTTAACATCGGTAAAAAATTGTACAAGTTGATGTCAGTTGAGAAATAGTTTCAAttgacattaattaaaaatgatcctgGTTGACTTCGaccaaaaaataatcttatgtgACATCAATCGTAAAATTGTGTCCAGCAAAATCatctaaaaattattcatgttgACTTTGATTGAAAAACAACCttgactaaaaaatataattttaaaactttaaaataaattttttgaacaaatttcaaaaaataaacttaagagcaatttaaatatgaaaaaagtgtattgaaTCAATTTTGATCCATTAAGTCAATTGGAAAATTCATTAGATTTTGAGAAATAGTGGATGAATCATTAACCATCTAGAAAATCAATGGATGCATTGGATCCAAtccatttgatttttgttgttgtttgtaacGGATGAATTTCCTTGAGTGAAATGATGGATAAATGGATTGATTTGCCACCTTTACTTGtaataacttaatttttagCAATACTTGTATAGTTGCATTATGTAGCAAAATATGCAAAATATTATAGCGCGTCAAACTTTACTCAGTGTTCTTTGTTTTGATGCCATTGgaataaagtttattttattataacaaaataaagaaaatttcaaataaaaaacttgatAATTAACAAGGTTAAatatacaacatttttttttactatttacaaaataaaagcaATTTATAAACAAGTGATTGATTCGAATAATAATAAACTATGTCATTTGTGCAAGTAATAAATGGTTTAAATATTTCTCTTATCTTATGTTTATGGAAAACTTGGTTGGATTGGAATACCACCTTTGAGTGAAAATCTTTTGAAGGAATTAGtctcatttaattatttgaaaatactCTTTCCAATtatgtgtataaaaaataaaagcaatttTATTTTGAGTGATGATATTTATCTCAGTCACTCTCATACTATTCATTTTCATgtcattcttttctttctatctctCTCTACTTTTTTCCATCACATGGTTTCTAGCCCATTTTCACGAACCATACAAGAGTTTAACTCAAGGGAACTTCTAGTATAACAGGAAAATGTCGATTTTGTCCTTTCGTAAGcctcatacggattgacaatcggTAAGCCTCTTatagattgtcaatccgtattaACGTTATTAGCACAACACTCTAACCAATTGAGCTAATagatcaattatattatataataattaatgtcgttatatataatactaaaatttctaatatatatttaatgcatatgtaaatttatataataaattttttgataattaatttgtttacatataaaaattgtaaataaaaatcataggtttaataaaaatttacatatgtaaaaaaataccaaatttatttaattatgaattgttgtaataaacatctaaatacatcactcaattaaatatcatatttgtttaattttcaatcactataataaacatccaaatacatcattcaattaaatataaaatttatttaactattaattagtgtaataaacatctaaatacaatatccaattaaatatcaatttttttaattatcaaattttgtaaataaaataatgtataaaaaaaattataataaaaaaaattcaaaacatatggattggcAATCCGTATGGTTTATACGGATCGACAATCCGTATggttcatacggattgacaatccgtatggtTTATACGGATCGACAATCCGTATGATTCATACAATGAAGTTCTGTGGTTTTTCGTTaccgaagaagaagaaatgagtattaaaaaaattcaaaacatacagattgtcaatccgtatattttgatttttttaaattatattttttttatacatgatttTATTTAcacaatttgataattaaaaaaaattgatatttaattggatgttgtatttagatgtttattacaataattaatagttaaataaatttgatatttaattgaatgatgtattcaGATGTTTAATACAGTGAtcgaaaattaaataaatatgatatttaattgaatgatatatttagatgtttattacaacaattcataattaaataaatttggtatttttttttacatatgtaaatttttattaaacctatgatttttatttacaatttatatatgtaaacaaattaattattagataaaaattaattatcacaaaatttattatgtaaatttatatgtgtattaaatatacattagaaattttagtattatatatagtaatattaattattttataacataattggtcTATTAACTCAGTTGATTAGAGTGTTGTACTAATAACCCGAAAGTTACAGGATCGATTTCTACTTGgactattaattttaaattaattccaaAATTATAAGTCTCATACGAATTATTAGTCTTTATTGGACTTACGAAAGGGTAAAACTGACATTTTTTTGTTATGCTGGGTGTACCAACAAAACTCCTGGATTCCCCTAGCAGTTCCCTTATGTTGTATTAAGTAATTTCCTTGTTACGTGGGGGAACATTTTTCTTGGAACCCTCATTCTCTTAGCGGGCCATCTCGCACATGAGAGCCCATATCATCCATTTGACCTAGCAAGCACACATACTCACATGGCCCTATTGTTACGCGGGAAAACACACCCTCGTAACGACGTAACCTCTCGCACGTGCGAGCCCACGTCACACATCTGACCTACGGATTAAACTAGGGTTTCCGCTTTCCCACTATATAATCCACACCCTTGCGTGCGTGCCGTGCGGTGCAGCCCCTTCTGCCCTCCCAACCCATATACttaaaaaaacccaaaaaaccaaaaataccaTAAAATTTTTCAGCTTCTCCGCCGCCGTACAGCCACCACCTCCGTTCGGATCTCCGGCGGACCTACTATCCCTACTACTCTATTTACACGGAAGAACAAAAAAACTATCccacaaaaaaaattccaaaagcggttcggttagggtttagttttttttttatattatttcgtGTATCTAATTTTTCAtcagtaatattatttttgaggCGGCGAGATGGCGCAGATTCAGGTGCAGCATCAGAGTCCGGTGTCGGCTCCTCCTCCGAACGGCGTGGCTAACGCGCCGAACAACCCGAACCAGTTCGTTACGACGTCGTTGTACGTCGGCGATCTTGAGCAGAATGTCAACGACGCACAGCTATACGATCTGTTCAACCAGGTCGTCCAAGTCGTTTCGGTGCGCGTTTGCAGGGACCTTACGACGCGTCGTTCACTCGGTTATGGCTATGTTAATTTCAGTAACCCTCAGGATGGTAAATCATAACAAAAATTTCCTCTTTTTtgtatgaaaatgaaaattggggCTTGATTAATTggttttttgtgtgtgttggaTTTTCAGCGGCGAGGGCATTGGATGTGCTGAATTTCACTCCACTCAACAACAGACCTATTAGGATCATGTATTCTCATCGGGATCCTAGTCTTAGGAAGAGTGGTACTGCGAATATTTTTATCAAGGTGCGCACTTTTTGTTGTCTTTTTacgttgaaaaaaatgaaaatgacttGATAGTGTGAATCGTGGAAATCGTCCATAAACGCGTTTGTTGTTAACATCTTATTCCTAAATTTACCGAATTTGTAATTTGTATTAAGCTAGAAGGAcataagttataaatttaggGATGTTTTGGCTATTTTGATAACATTAGCTCGTATGGCATATAAGTATAACCAACTAAAAGTAGAAAGTATTTGATGGGAAAGGATGATTTCATtgcatttttgtattttcaacgTAATAAGTGGTCTCTTTTGTATTTCTAATATAAATCTTTTGCTTTTAATTGCTTAAAAGTCAGATGTAAGGATGAGGTTAACAATGAAGAACCTGTATTTTAATTTAGCTTAATTGGAAAGTAATTCTATGACTAAGGGCGGGTCTTTTGTTTTGAGAAAAGTGAAactataaaatagaaaagaataaaaagttgtcttttttttttctgtataaaatttttagatctagaaaccttgaaaacaaggtggcatttttgtaactAAAAGCGAACAATAACCAATCAATCCTAAAGTTTTCTATTTGCCTAGTTTTTTGTGAGTAGTGGCTgggcaatgaagttctttttttGTTGCTGTCTGTTGTTTATATTGACATCCTGAATCTCATATTTCTAATGATATTGGTGGTGCAGAATTTGGATAAGGCTATTGACCACAAGGCCTTACATgatactttttcttcttttggactCATTCTTTCTTGCAAAATAGCAACTGATGCTTCTGGCCTGTCTAAGGGCTATGGTTTTGTTCAATTCGACAGTGAAGAGTCTGCACAGAATGCTATTGACAAGTTAAATGGCATGTTGATCAATGATAAGCAGGTCTATGTAGGCCATTTTCTGCGAAAGCAAGATAGAGAGAATGCTCTCAGTAagacaaaatttaataatgtcTATGTGAAAAACTTATCAGAGTCAACCACGGATGAAGAGTTGATGAAATTTTTTGGAGAATATGGTACCATTACTAGTGCTGTAATAATGAGGGACGCAGACGGTAAATCAAGGTGTTTTGGCTTTGTCAATTTTGAAAACCCAGATGATGCTGCCAAAGCTGTTGAAGGACTTAATGGGAAGAAAGTTGATGATAAGGAGTGGTATGTTGGAAAAGCCCAGAAAAAATCTGAGCGTGAACAAGAACTGAAAGGACGGTTTGAGCAGAGTATAAAGGAATCTGCTGACAAATATCAAGGTGTGAACCTGTATCTCAAGAACTTGGATGATACTATCAGTGATGAAAAACTTAAGGAAATGTTTGCTGAATATGGTACAATAACTTCATGCAAGGTGTGCAAATGTCATTTCTTTGCTGGTATTTTATGGTCAGGTCTTTTTTATTGGTAGCAGATTTAAGCAATGTGTATTATGTCACCTATTCTGTAGGTTATGCGAGACCCCACTGGAATCGGTAGAGGATCAGGATTTGTTGCATTTTCAACTCCTGAGGAAGCATCTCGTGCTGTAAGTATAGAACTCTGTAAAcaagaaatatattaatatgctaatattatttttttttgctaaagaACCTTAGTTTTCATATGCATATCTGTTGGTACTTGTAGCTCGGTGAGATGAATGGTAAAATGATTGCTGGAAAACCTCTGTACGTTGCCCTTGCACAGAGAAAAGAAGACAGAAGAGCAAGGTTACAGGTAACCCCGTAGTAACAGTGGCCCAGCTTTTTCTGTTGTTTATTTGTACACTGTTAAGTTTTAAGTTTTTGGCACAGAAATTCCTACATTTAGTCCATGAATGGTAGTTATTTGGTATGTTTATATGTCTGTATTCctcatttagtttaaataaatttaattttcacaaaaaaatttactatGTCTGTTGCTTAGCAAAAGTTGTGTATTGGAAACCTGAAATTTTGTTACTTTGAAGAATAGATACAAAAACAATACTGTATATTATTGATTGGGGTAGGTGATGGTGTTGAGGGCCCTAATCTTAGGTGATAAGGTTAGGTGAGAGATGGATGGATCcagcagatccctcttgttggttGAGGAAATGCCCCTTTGGTTGTCTGGTAGTTGTCTTGAGAATGCCCAGCCCATGTTATCATCAGGTTTCATTGTAAATGTCTCAAAATCAGAATCACTGCCAAGACaggaaatatattaattaagtcACTGCCAAATAAAgcgtctttttaattttttttaattcttctatTCTTTATCTGTAACAATTAAACACcctttttattgattttattctgTTACACAACCTGCATGTCTATTTTCAATGTTGCCTTTTTAAATAGGCTGTATATCCTACCTTATGCCTACTATCGTTTGTGCCTTTAATCTAATTACCTGTTTTGTGGTCATCTAtagaaattagttttttatatgCTCTTTTCTGCATGTcctttgtgtttttattttgttatacaTTTGCTGTAATATCATGTTTTATCACTTAAGATTGTATTTTTCTTGTACAAGTTTTGATGCTCCTCATTATTTATTGGTGAGGCATGTGCTTTTTGGTGCTTCTATTGGCATCTCTCTTTGACCTCAATGGATATGAAATCATATGATATGGACATGGATATGAAACTTTTTAACACATACAGAATATAACGTGATGCTTTGCAGCAATTCATAGAAGTTGTATTGCAACTGTAATTAGAATTACTGTAGGTTAGGCAAATGAAAATGTATTTAGAATTCACCATTATTACTGCTTTCTTCCAGGCTCAGTTTTCACAGATGAGGCCTGTTGCAATAACGCCTTCTGTTGCGCCCCGTATGCCTCTCTACCCTCCTGGTGCTCCTGGTCTTGGACAACAATTTTTGTATGGGCAAGGACCCCCAGCCATGATGCCTCCACAAGTAATTATTAGCCAGTTGTTTACATCTttaacttctatttttgttgatatCAAGCACATTATATGtggaaaaatat
Proteins encoded in this window:
- the LOC114385316 gene encoding uncharacterized protein LOC114385316, whose translation is MSNNTNSSSSKTQPTFLNPPNPNPQHFSKSNGVGNHQGQNLMPPFMQPPMNAAPFMNAANHNHFPLHMPHMGLPGHQQGQPHVGGLGPQNSVGNANYNNPMFPPVQGQVMQNQAQFNLSPLQGQFLAQSILNMLQQPNMNMSMPNGQFCGPYLMQNMNPQLPMQMPNPSQGVPYGMHPGSCPMFGFPNQVPQAMVPQNSMFSTNPQLGFVPGNQVRPQIDPNEKNLNPPNVSANSFVSSSPFSSQQLQGNTSGSLNPNLAHTNNSQPPAFMKQEKPNSNIKTNVPNSNWKGSPSKNFKNKPNRGGFQAGFQKSKFHDVNNGKKGSGFPIEHNGKGPNSGRGGHYGLKPKEHKQQPERSLSVTYTVQEIQQWREARKKNHPFNNNIQKKHSEHPKDRKAINREVLQRELKEVLAKQAELGVEVAEIPSYYLKNSDNQALQSEGKNKFTDKRKFQNKFNKKSDRKGRFAKRQKFDDKDFSESPSLKKRKPTLLQKLLSSDVKRDKSHLIQVFRFMVMNSFFKHCLDKPLRYPLVVVKEKGSEVDGEEKYLHTGKDVLKGGNEETVQKIVTFNNDNSHDCEDEDSDDDENDSIVDNNLHKDPSSLVKRQCDSGEGIGKFDEEEGEIIE
- the LOC114383038 gene encoding polyadenylate-binding protein 2-like; translated protein: MAQIQVQHQSPVSAPPPNGVANAPNNPNQFVTTSLYVGDLEQNVNDAQLYDLFNQVVQVVSVRVCRDLTTRRSLGYGYVNFSNPQDAARALDVLNFTPLNNRPIRIMYSHRDPSLRKSGTANIFIKNLDKAIDHKALHDTFSSFGLILSCKIATDASGLSKGYGFVQFDSEESAQNAIDKLNGMLINDKQVYVGHFLRKQDRENALSKTKFNNVYVKNLSESTTDEELMKFFGEYGTITSAVIMRDADGKSRCFGFVNFENPDDAAKAVEGLNGKKVDDKEWYVGKAQKKSEREQELKGRFEQSIKESADKYQGVNLYLKNLDDTISDEKLKEMFAEYGTITSCKVMRDPTGIGRGSGFVAFSTPEEASRALGEMNGKMIAGKPLYVALAQRKEDRRARLQAQFSQMRPVAITPSVAPRMPLYPPGAPGLGQQFLYGQGPPAMMPPQAGFGYQQQLVPGMRPGGGPMPSFFVPMVQQGQQGQRPGGRRGTGPVQQPQQPMPMMQQQMLPRGRVYRYPPGRNMQDVPLQGVAGGMMSVPYDMGGLPIRDAVGQPMPIQALATALANAPPEQQRTMLGEALYPLVDQLEHDAAAKVTGMLLEMDQPEVLHLIESPDALKAKVAEAMDVLRNVAQQQTNPADQLASLSLNDNLVS